In one Magallana gigas chromosome 9, xbMagGiga1.1, whole genome shotgun sequence genomic region, the following are encoded:
- the LOC105333776 gene encoding uncharacterized protein, producing MPKRKSTEVGKSPSSGTKRQKTASSAETKSKKKSPRKTTTPRKSASINTASPKEVVKKKASPKKSASTRKTSSKAAKGKKTSPKTDDDDDETDGKVSSSKQKKTYPKLVDPATNKETVGQIKYSAKEPTRNKKGELVFPDFPEFHPNMTPKEVLQAGSFGGTYFRPIYSSVTGKQYKDEAFLELPKDWTEGLNIKKKVTSSKYDEGVNTYKVKCGGSLEMWEESGWIHKQDPYGWFQWYCRFYRGRRSADDERQVGRWLRCAGPTGRWKNNLIMKCYRGWAQYNDPNISPVVRQTLQH from the exons ATGCCAAAGAGGAAATCTACTGAAGTGGGGAAATCCCCTAGTTCAGGTACCAAGAGACAAAAGACAGCATCCTCTGcagaaacaaaatcaaaaaagaaatctCCAAGAAAGACAACAACACCACGGAAATCGGCCTCAATTAATACGGCATCACCAAAGGAAGTTGTGAAGAAGAAAGCATCGCCCAAAAAATcagcctcaacgagaaaaacctCTTCAAAAGCAGCCAAAGGAAAGAAAACCTCACCGAAAaccgatgatgatgatgatgaaactGATGGTAAAGTTTCTTCTAGCAAGCAAAAGAAAACCTATCCTAAACTTGTGGACCCTGCAACAAACAAAGAAACG GTTGGCCAAATTAAATATTCAGCAAAAGAACCAACCAGAAACAAGAAAGGAGAacttgtatttcctgatttcCCAGAATTCCATCCAAACATGACACCGAAGGAAGTTCTCCAAGCAGGCAGTTTTGGAGGGACTTATTTTCGTCCAATCTATTCATCTGTTACTG gtaAACAGTACAAAGACGAGGCGTTCCTAGAGCTGCCTAAAGATTGGACAGAAGGACtaaacatcaagaaaaag GTAACTTCCTCCAAGTACGACGAGGGGGTGAACACCTACAAGGTCAAGTGTGGGGGAAGCCTGGAGATGTGGGAGGAGAGTGGCTGGATCCACAAACAGGACCCCTACGGCTGGTTCCAGTGGTACTGCAG ATTCTACAGAGGTCGTAGGTCAGCTGATGATGAACGACAGGTGGGTCGGTGGCTCCGTTGTGCGGGCCCCACAGGGCGGTGGAAGAACAACCTTATCATGAAGTGTTACCGGGGCTGGGCCCAATACAATGACCCCAACATCTCTCCCGTGGTCAGACAGACCCTGCAGCACTGA
- the LOC105325337 gene encoding uncharacterized protein: MEKAGFEARLRSLLVDYLSSTNTRTMTPVRKHILQLVMFLYGEENFDQLGRFSYYKNKEVADQQRKYVLFGFLFMEALKKNTVTETDLTTLQRMWGQHLLSLVNNEMTKTAERYERILHNSKETIFNIKRFQRHLQRTKASEPNTVSLSKSIGHVTKSKVCPFCFRRPRVFERVTMSLKKKFGRGDSKDFLMLKFHDIQ, translated from the exons ATGGAGAAAGCAGGGTTCGAGGCTCGGTTGCGTTCACTGTTGGTGGACTACTTGTCCTCCACAAACACACGGACAATGACGCCCGTG AGGAAACACATTCTGCAGCTGGTGATGTTTCTCTATGGAGAGGAGAATTTTGATCAACTTGGTAGATTCTCTTACTACAAGAACAAAGAAGTTGCTG atcAACAAAGGAAGTACGTTTTGTTCGGCTTTCTCTTCATGGAGGCGTTGAAGAAAAACACGGTGACAGAGACCGACTTGACCACCCTCCAGAGAATGTGGGGGCAGCATCTACTGTCCCTGGTCAACAACG AAATGACAAAGACAGCTGAAAGATACGAAAGAATTCTGCATAACAGCAAGGAGACAATTTTTAAC ATCAAACGATTTCAGCGACATCTTCAAAGAACAAAAGCAAGCGAACCAAATACAGTGAGCCTATCCAAATCCATTGGTCACGTGACAAAGAGCAAAGTCTGTCCGTTTTGCTTCAGAAGACCCAGAGTGTTTGAGAGAGTCACAATGTCACTGAAGAAAAAGTTTGGGCGAGGAGATTCAAAAGACTTTTTGATGCTGAAGTTCCATGACATTCAGTAA